The following proteins are co-located in the Pseudomonas fluorescens genome:
- a CDS encoding LysR family transcriptional regulator, whose translation MFDWNDLRFFLELQRSGRLLTAAQRLKTTHATVARHIEAIEKSLGTALFVQHAQGYELTPSGEALLKHAEAMENVALLAEDELTHRAAPLGKIRLGVAEGLGVMFLASRMGGLFERYPGLEVELVAVPRFVSILNREAEISIHLERPSVDQLVTRKLTDYRLALYASRAYLDRHPPIEKREDLAAHAWIDYVDDLLFSQELKLLSSFCRNPKVVFHSTSVIAQHQAARSGLGIAVLPCFMAAGDPDLVPLLPGEGIERSYWISSRRELHKSVRLRVLWDYVVELCAHEQGLLLGESS comes from the coding sequence ATGTTCGACTGGAATGACTTACGGTTTTTTCTTGAGTTGCAACGCAGTGGCCGCTTGCTCACCGCCGCACAGCGTCTGAAAACCACCCATGCCACCGTGGCCCGTCACATCGAGGCGATCGAGAAAAGCCTCGGTACCGCACTGTTTGTACAGCACGCGCAGGGCTACGAGCTGACGCCCTCCGGCGAAGCCCTGCTCAAACACGCCGAAGCCATGGAAAACGTCGCGCTGCTGGCCGAGGACGAACTCACCCATCGCGCCGCGCCCCTGGGCAAGATTCGTCTGGGGGTGGCCGAAGGTTTAGGCGTGATGTTCCTCGCCAGCCGCATGGGCGGGCTGTTTGAGCGTTATCCGGGGCTGGAAGTGGAACTGGTGGCCGTGCCGCGCTTCGTCAGCATCCTCAACCGCGAAGCGGAAATCAGCATCCACCTCGAACGGCCCAGCGTCGATCAGTTGGTCACGCGCAAACTCACTGACTACCGCCTCGCGCTTTACGCCAGCCGTGCCTACCTGGACCGTCACCCGCCGATCGAGAAACGCGAAGACCTCGCCGCCCACGCATGGATCGATTACGTCGACGACCTGCTGTTCAGCCAGGAACTCAAACTCCTCAGCAGCTTTTGCCGCAACCCCAAGGTGGTGTTCCACAGCACCAGCGTGATTGCCCAGCATCAGGCTGCGCGTTCGGGATTGGGCATTGCCGTGTTGCCATGCTTCATGGCTGCCGGCGACCCGGACCTGGTGCCGTTGCTGCCGGGGGAGGGGATTGAGCGAAGCTACTGGATCAGTTCGCGTCGGGAGTTGCACAAGTCCGTGCGGCTGCGCGTGTTGTGGGATTACGTGGTGGAGTTGTGCGCACACGAGCAAGGTTTGCTGCTCGGCGAATCCAGTTGA